The Leptospira sp. WS39.C2 genome contains a region encoding:
- the msrA gene encoding peptide-methionine (S)-S-oxide reductase MsrA: MTEKAILGGGCFWCTEAVYLRIPGIISVVSGYAGGQTPNPSYKEICTGTTGHAEVIQIEYNPEVISFSKILEIFWASHDPTTLNRQGNDVGTQYRSVIFYLNEKQKELAVESKRKHAYLFPDPIVTEISPAPTFYPAEEYHQNYFTLNPQNPYCHYVIFPKLKKLGLKLN; encoded by the coding sequence ATGACGGAAAAAGCGATTTTAGGTGGTGGTTGTTTTTGGTGTACGGAAGCTGTATACCTTCGAATTCCAGGAATCATTTCCGTCGTATCTGGTTATGCAGGTGGGCAAACACCAAACCCAAGTTATAAGGAAATTTGCACAGGAACCACTGGTCATGCAGAAGTGATTCAAATTGAATACAACCCCGAGGTCATTTCTTTCTCCAAAATTTTGGAAATCTTTTGGGCCTCACATGACCCAACCACTCTCAATCGGCAAGGCAATGATGTCGGAACCCAATACCGATCTGTAATTTTTTATTTGAATGAAAAACAAAAAGAACTCGCAGTTGAATCCAAACGAAAACACGCCTACTTATTCCCTGATCCTATCGTGACGGAAATTTCACCAGCACCTACGTTTTACCCTGCGGAAGAGTACCACCAAAATTATTTTACACTCAATCCTCAAAACCCGTATTGCCATTATGTAATCTTTCCTAAATTGAAAAAATTAGGACTGAAGTTGAATTAA
- a CDS encoding alpha/beta hydrolase has protein sequence MKPYVLALPLILSYAGLKQKKSLERKEFILPETGRRTFLFFPQGKDPKSLPGVYIQHGMSAMGIDDQRIIDLAENIANTGHSVILPELPEVKGLKIEEQTITNIQNLMMEIYANKQLFNGEKLGYLSASFSAGMGIIAASRTNTRNKIKASMLIGGYCNFFEAVPFVFTNYEVDPYAVYVILYNMLHRFEPDMAEELEQVYYEAALDNGLKRIGQNAKSEIQLEKTSKRAKEFFHEVHHDRLFRISLAKRVLETVPDRMPENLSPFYQLESLSGPVALLHGKTDPVISAGESEKLASLFQKKGITYVHRTSTALTHGDSLPLHSQIFGVPALLQTFGSFLHWIDE, from the coding sequence ATGAAACCTTATGTTTTGGCACTCCCTCTGATTTTGAGTTATGCCGGACTAAAACAAAAAAAATCTCTCGAACGAAAAGAATTCATACTCCCCGAAACAGGCCGCCGAACCTTTCTTTTTTTCCCCCAAGGCAAAGATCCAAAATCCTTACCAGGGGTTTATATCCAACATGGAATGAGTGCCATGGGAATTGATGACCAGAGGATCATTGATTTAGCAGAGAACATTGCAAACACAGGCCACAGTGTCATTTTGCCCGAACTACCAGAGGTAAAGGGTTTAAAGATAGAAGAACAAACCATCACAAATATCCAAAACTTGATGATGGAAATTTATGCAAACAAACAATTGTTTAACGGAGAGAAATTAGGTTATTTATCAGCAAGTTTTTCTGCTGGTATGGGAATCATTGCTGCCTCTCGGACCAATACAAGAAACAAAATAAAAGCAAGTATGCTCATTGGCGGGTATTGTAATTTTTTTGAAGCAGTTCCTTTTGTTTTTACAAACTACGAAGTAGATCCGTACGCAGTGTACGTCATTCTCTACAATATGCTCCATCGGTTTGAACCGGACATGGCCGAAGAACTGGAACAAGTTTATTACGAAGCGGCTCTTGACAATGGTCTCAAACGAATCGGCCAAAATGCCAAATCCGAGATCCAATTAGAAAAAACCTCCAAACGAGCCAAAGAGTTTTTCCACGAGGTCCACCATGACCGACTGTTTCGGATCAGTTTGGCCAAACGTGTCTTAGAAACTGTCCCCGACCGTATGCCAGAAAACCTTTCTCCCTTTTACCAACTCGAATCACTCAGTGGACCAGTTGCCCTCCTCCATGGGAAAACGGACCCTGTCATCTCCGCTGGGGAATCCGAAAAATTGGCCTCTCTCTTCCAGAAAAAAGGGATCACTTATGTCCACAGGACGTCCACGGCCCTCACTCACGGAGATAGCCTCCCCCTACATTCTCAAATTTTCGGTGTCCCTGCCCTCCTGCAAACTTTTGGCAGTTTTCTACACTGGATCGACGAGTAA
- a CDS encoding long-chain fatty acid--CoA ligase: MRTMIDFYLDLPKRFGHKNAFGTRMGSGVYQFKTYDELLVDAKNLATGLSEIVSERDKVAIFADNSYEWIQTSIATTILGAIDVPRASDVTDQDILYILNHSESKVLFVENFSVFEKVIRLEKDLEFLKEIILFYPPKQNSELNSRKLKIKTLQELVSIGIQKRTKNSSDDLFLNHTIKDSDLFTMIYTSGTTGTPKGVMLTHGNIMFQLSNLPLSLKKGDKTLSILPIWHIFERIFEIFSLSYGACTYYSSVRTLKEDLKFVKPNFMASAPRLWESIYSGILGTLNKSSKVKQKMFQISMFFAKRFFHSRQVITGNVLDIHPVVIWKQMIRFVYHLFRFFLVSIPHFLFDFLVLSKIRKATGGELRGSCSGGGALPFHVDEFFNMIGIPVLEGYGMTETAPVLAMRTFEEIIPGSVGKIFPKTELRLVDLQTGEVFLDTEIGKFVYGRKGEIHVKGKQVMAGYYKNEEATNKVLVSGWLNTGDLGLFTSNHNLRIVGRSKETIVLLGGENVEPVPIESKILESEWIDQCMVVGQDQKFLSALIYPNLNRFETLPGNEFWKEKEVIQKIESEIKSKINAQTGFKSFERVVGVIVIPKPFEVGDELTAKLSLKRHVITEKYKSEIKSIYE; the protein is encoded by the coding sequence ATGCGAACCATGATAGACTTTTATTTAGATCTCCCCAAACGTTTTGGGCACAAAAATGCATTTGGAACACGAATGGGATCTGGTGTTTACCAATTCAAAACGTATGATGAATTGTTAGTTGATGCAAAAAATTTGGCAACGGGTTTAAGCGAAATAGTCTCGGAAAGGGATAAAGTTGCGATTTTTGCAGACAATTCGTATGAGTGGATTCAAACCAGTATTGCCACAACCATTCTCGGTGCCATAGATGTACCAAGGGCATCAGATGTAACTGACCAAGATATTTTATACATTCTCAATCATTCCGAATCGAAAGTGCTTTTTGTCGAAAATTTTTCAGTATTTGAAAAAGTAATCCGTTTGGAAAAAGATTTGGAATTTCTGAAAGAGATCATTTTGTTTTATCCACCCAAACAAAACTCAGAACTCAACTCAAGGAAATTGAAAATCAAAACCTTGCAAGAGTTAGTTTCTATTGGCATCCAGAAAAGAACAAAAAACTCATCAGATGATTTGTTTTTGAATCATACAATAAAAGATTCTGATTTATTCACAATGATTTATACTTCTGGGACAACGGGTACTCCCAAAGGAGTGATGTTAACTCATGGAAATATAATGTTCCAACTTAGTAATTTACCACTTAGTTTGAAAAAAGGTGACAAAACACTTTCGATATTACCGATTTGGCATATCTTCGAACGTATTTTTGAAATCTTTAGTTTGTCTTACGGAGCATGTACATACTATAGCAGTGTTCGCACACTCAAAGAAGATTTGAAATTTGTGAAACCAAATTTTATGGCATCTGCCCCACGTTTGTGGGAAAGTATATATTCTGGAATCTTAGGAACATTGAATAAATCTTCAAAAGTGAAACAGAAGATGTTTCAAATTTCTATGTTTTTTGCCAAACGTTTTTTCCATTCGAGACAAGTCATCACTGGGAATGTACTTGATATCCATCCAGTTGTCATTTGGAAACAAATGATCCGTTTCGTTTATCATTTGTTTCGATTCTTTTTAGTGAGTATTCCTCATTTCCTATTTGATTTTTTAGTTTTATCAAAAATCCGCAAGGCTACAGGTGGTGAACTTCGTGGTTCGTGTTCGGGGGGTGGTGCTCTTCCATTTCATGTAGACGAGTTCTTTAATATGATTGGGATTCCTGTATTGGAAGGGTATGGAATGACAGAGACGGCTCCTGTACTTGCTATGCGTACGTTTGAAGAAATCATTCCAGGTTCTGTTGGAAAAATATTTCCTAAAACAGAACTACGCCTTGTGGATTTGCAAACAGGTGAGGTTTTTCTCGATACGGAAATTGGAAAATTTGTATATGGTCGTAAGGGCGAAATCCATGTAAAAGGAAAACAAGTGATGGCCGGTTATTATAAAAACGAGGAAGCAACTAACAAAGTATTGGTGTCCGGTTGGCTAAATACAGGTGATCTTGGACTTTTTACATCGAATCACAACTTAAGAATTGTTGGTCGTTCCAAAGAAACCATCGTGTTGTTAGGTGGAGAAAATGTGGAGCCTGTCCCAATTGAATCAAAAATTTTAGAATCGGAATGGATTGACCAATGTATGGTTGTAGGCCAAGACCAAAAATTCTTAAGTGCACTGATTTATCCCAATCTCAATCGATTTGAAACTTTGCCAGGAAATGAATTTTGGAAAGAAAAGGAAGTGATCCAAAAAATAGAATCCGAAATTAAATCAAAAATCAATGCGCAAACTGGATTTAAATCATTTGAAAGGGTTGTGGGAGTGATTGTGATTCCAAAACCCTTTGAAGTAGGAGATGAACTCACGGCCAAGTTATCACTCAAACGTCACGTGATCACGGAAAAGTATAAAAGCGAAATCAAATCCATTTATGAATAA
- a CDS encoding CHAT domain-containing protein, with the protein MLSLIIDRVGNVNIFNVLEDNLPVEESHIQSTLDDDLILEYLSEVERLVHVSQSVLSKPNQILNVDILQDLKVLGETFYQQFFPTSIIEKLKNTNKLSIHFNIDPTLALVPWELLHDGNSFLSDKFRIGKTIRGGLHRSTHKENRKIKMLIIADPTEDLPHAQKEGEVLFSVLSQKVPNHLLELEFIGGKQVTKLKLLSLIKDKHIIHYSGHLHFSDDSLENGWLLSDGKVLKAREIKSTGIDTDLVFSNSCMSAKSAGKKLNTNILNQYAGAFLTAGIKTFVGTNWEILDNERTIDFTVRFYTYLFSDKSVGESLYLSKEFARRNYHANDLTWANYSLYGNPDFSMFAKERRNFHSAKILNPTAVLEFYPTPIATAYSRCSNLNKSKSIDKTNLINLIRLFESISQVVGMIVFSDHTSHAMNKSIPNNLDDAVTLRKWWELVYSCVWDFQKLKITSIFDTALPVLHEQKETIFKILAWLEIWEQGDINSEELESYQIIFQFFLENMLLEFAELERISILLVSENNNPHFYFKGIKPSYLYPASHGSREKILEQLSFHKSNLVLLHESRKMVIPFQTYFKEKKETGELELVFNGLIPFVLGAKQN; encoded by the coding sequence ATGCTTTCTCTCATCATTGATCGCGTAGGTAATGTAAATATCTTCAATGTTTTGGAAGATAATCTTCCTGTGGAAGAATCCCATATTCAATCTACGTTAGACGATGATTTAATTTTAGAATATTTGAGTGAAGTGGAACGACTTGTCCACGTTTCCCAATCTGTTTTATCCAAACCAAACCAAATTTTAAACGTAGATATCTTACAAGATTTGAAGGTACTCGGAGAAACGTTTTACCAACAGTTTTTCCCAACATCTATCATTGAAAAATTAAAAAATACAAACAAACTAAGTATCCATTTTAATATCGATCCAACTTTGGCACTTGTCCCTTGGGAATTATTACATGATGGAAATAGTTTTTTATCTGACAAATTTCGAATTGGAAAAACCATACGAGGTGGCTTACATCGTTCCACCCATAAAGAAAATCGTAAAATTAAGATGCTCATCATTGCAGATCCAACGGAAGATTTGCCACATGCGCAAAAAGAAGGAGAGGTTTTATTTTCTGTTTTAAGCCAAAAAGTACCAAACCACCTTCTAGAATTAGAATTCATTGGCGGGAAACAAGTCACCAAACTCAAGTTATTATCTCTTATAAAAGATAAACACATCATCCATTATTCTGGACACTTACACTTTTCAGATGATTCTCTTGAAAATGGATGGTTATTATCCGATGGCAAAGTTTTAAAAGCGAGAGAAATCAAATCTACAGGTATTGATACAGATTTAGTTTTCTCTAACTCTTGTATGTCGGCAAAATCAGCTGGAAAAAAACTCAATACCAATATTTTAAACCAGTATGCAGGTGCTTTTTTAACTGCAGGGATCAAAACATTTGTTGGAACTAATTGGGAAATTTTGGATAATGAAAGAACGATCGACTTTACTGTAAGATTTTATACGTATTTGTTTTCAGATAAATCTGTGGGTGAGTCTTTATACCTTTCTAAAGAATTTGCGAGACGGAATTACCATGCCAATGATTTAACTTGGGCCAACTATTCTTTGTATGGAAATCCTGATTTTTCTATGTTTGCGAAAGAACGTAGGAATTTCCATTCAGCAAAAATTTTAAACCCTACGGCTGTATTGGAATTTTATCCAACACCCATTGCCACTGCTTATTCGAGATGTAGTAATTTAAACAAATCCAAATCCATTGATAAAACAAATCTTATCAATTTGATTCGTTTATTCGAATCTATTAGCCAAGTGGTGGGAATGATTGTATTCAGTGATCATACGTCACATGCTATGAATAAATCCATCCCTAATAATTTGGATGATGCTGTTACTCTTCGTAAGTGGTGGGAACTTGTATATAGTTGTGTATGGGATTTTCAAAAATTAAAAATCACTAGTATTTTTGATACTGCACTCCCTGTTTTGCATGAACAAAAGGAAACAATATTTAAAATTTTAGCATGGTTGGAGATTTGGGAACAAGGTGATATCAATTCTGAAGAACTTGAATCATACCAAATCATCTTCCAGTTTTTTTTAGAGAATATGTTATTAGAATTTGCGGAATTAGAAAGGATTAGTATCTTACTTGTTTCGGAAAATAATAACCCACATTTTTATTTTAAAGGGATCAAACCATCCTACCTTTACCCTGCATCTCATGGATCTAGAGAAAAAATTCTAGAACAATTATCTTTTCATAAAAGCAACTTAGTTTTGTTACACGAAAGCCGTAAAATGGTCATTCCTTTTCAAACTTACTTTAAAGAAAAAAAAGAAACTGGTGAATTGGAACTTGTATTCAATGGACTCATTCCATTTGTTCTTGGAGCCAAACAGAATTGA
- the mtnA gene encoding S-methyl-5-thioribose-1-phosphate isomerase yields MPQPEFLPIQWKSTYLSLLDQRALPGKKEFLEIRTLDETIFAIREMAVRGAPAIAITGIFGLTIAAKNKSGKTNSVEVDGIIKQVFESRPTAVNLSFALKEAKNRVEGETNWESISEIWESYALQMMVDDLNANQSLGKNGANLFSKDQDEFHIITHCNTGALATAGHGTALGVIRSLRDLGRKVVVYADETRPFLQGSRLTAFEMMEEGIECYIITDGMSGWLMNHRKIDAVLVGCDRVAANGDTANKIGTYNLAIVAHEHNVPFYVCATKDSFDLNLKTGDEIPIEMRKESEVTQFDFLKTSDGKYLFPEGKTSPVGARALNPSFDITKAKFIRNFITEFGCFVPGEIPLRLKNV; encoded by the coding sequence ATGCCCCAACCGGAATTTTTACCCATCCAGTGGAAATCCACTTATCTCTCCCTTCTTGACCAAAGGGCATTGCCAGGAAAAAAGGAATTTTTAGAAATCCGCACACTTGACGAAACAATTTTTGCAATCCGTGAAATGGCTGTTAGGGGAGCTCCTGCGATTGCAATTACAGGAATTTTTGGGCTCACAATTGCTGCGAAAAATAAATCAGGCAAAACAAATTCAGTAGAGGTTGATGGTATCATCAAACAGGTGTTTGAATCAAGACCAACTGCAGTGAATTTGAGTTTTGCATTAAAAGAAGCAAAAAATCGAGTGGAAGGGGAAACCAATTGGGAATCGATCTCTGAGATTTGGGAATCCTATGCATTACAAATGATGGTCGATGACCTAAATGCAAACCAAAGTTTGGGAAAAAATGGAGCGAATCTTTTTTCAAAAGACCAAGATGAATTTCACATCATCACACATTGTAATACAGGGGCACTCGCAACTGCTGGGCATGGAACGGCCCTTGGTGTGATCCGAAGCCTACGAGATCTTGGCAGAAAAGTTGTGGTATATGCAGACGAAACAAGGCCATTTTTACAAGGATCAAGACTCACTGCTTTTGAAATGATGGAAGAGGGGATAGAGTGTTATATTATCACGGATGGAATGTCAGGTTGGCTCATGAACCACAGAAAAATTGATGCAGTTCTTGTTGGATGTGATCGTGTCGCGGCAAATGGAGACACGGCCAATAAAATTGGGACATACAATTTAGCGATTGTTGCGCATGAACATAATGTACCATTTTATGTTTGTGCTACAAAAGACAGTTTTGACTTAAATTTAAAAACTGGGGATGAAATTCCCATCGAAATGCGTAAAGAATCAGAAGTGACCCAATTTGATTTTTTGAAAACAAGTGATGGAAAGTATTTATTTCCAGAAGGAAAAACCTCTCCCGTTGGTGCAAGGGCTCTCAATCCTTCGTTTGACATCACAAAGGCAAAATTTATTAGAAACTTTATCACAGAATTTGGATGTTTTGTACCTGGAGAGATTCCTCTTCGTCTAAAGAACGTATGA
- a CDS encoding chemotaxis protein CheX: MDPLIDEKFILTVSQVLPDHFYKTLLVFAEREAYGPSKNEGLCFENCTLVEFVGDINGKLYLALDGYTKLKLLPKIAKAFQIDPTSRAHSSSIMMEFANQIAGKLITEMRLGRYEIDILPPENLNHKLVPISLEHFRQYILIFNLKDRRGDEYMGRLYLILLLEKFPTPQN; the protein is encoded by the coding sequence ATGGATCCACTCATTGATGAAAAATTTATCTTAACGGTTTCACAAGTATTACCGGACCATTTTTACAAAACCTTACTTGTGTTTGCCGAAAGAGAGGCTTATGGACCTTCCAAAAACGAAGGGCTTTGTTTTGAAAACTGTACCCTTGTGGAATTTGTGGGGGACATTAATGGAAAACTTTATTTAGCACTTGATGGGTATACAAAACTCAAACTTTTACCAAAAATTGCAAAAGCCTTTCAAATAGACCCAACATCAAGAGCCCACTCCTCTTCTATCATGATGGAATTTGCCAATCAGATTGCAGGTAAATTGATTACAGAAATGCGTCTTGGTCGTTACGAAATTGATATTTTACCTCCTGAAAATTTAAATCACAAACTGGTTCCTATTTCCCTCGAACACTTTCGCCAGTACATTCTTATCTTTAACCTAAAGGACCGACGTGGGGATGAATACATGGGAAGGTTGTATCTGATTTTATTGTTGGAAAAATTCCCCACTCCTCAAAACTAA
- a CDS encoding FapA family protein, which yields MDVKNAPDFNPERGLKIQISEDRLTATLVVKPVWLLGGSMSNILIYEALDNATIHRDRILMRDVDNTALEIDKILKDPTKVKEDFTFVVAKGIPAKQGESGWIKFYFPRAQRVVLKDDGSADFRNINKYVHVKEGERLATLFEGVAGEQGTDVLGNPIYPNPIDRPRLTLGKNVLPKTIDDPEKPGRQLKEYFATLSGVVFSTDTSLTVSPELNIESNIGLGTGNINFEGTIRVKGTIEEGAVVNCQGSLYLDGNVESSDVVVGEDLEVKGGVKAKGKGVIRIKGDLRAKFIENANLEIDGDCIIENFILGSRILCLGNIILTGESSSIIGSDLISYQGITVSSLGSSAQMDTVVEVGFHYKNDRLLTEGSTRLAEMERELEALVPEIQKIKEVVQRSRGKIDDARKEKFKEIFDAYQKKNKTVELLKSKIEELKGARYNQDNVKVVVRNTAHPGAVIKYRRQVEKITKAQSSFVMNFFPNQDKAMLTAFKGK from the coding sequence ATGGACGTAAAAAATGCACCGGACTTCAATCCGGAACGGGGACTCAAGATCCAAATCTCCGAGGATCGACTCACTGCAACTTTGGTAGTTAAACCAGTTTGGCTGTTAGGTGGTTCTATGAGCAATATTCTCATTTATGAGGCACTTGATAACGCGACCATTCATAGAGACCGCATTTTAATGAGAGATGTAGACAATACTGCTCTCGAAATTGATAAAATTTTAAAAGATCCGACAAAAGTGAAAGAGGATTTTACCTTTGTTGTTGCTAAAGGAATTCCCGCCAAACAAGGCGAAAGTGGTTGGATCAAATTTTATTTCCCAAGAGCCCAACGAGTTGTATTAAAAGACGATGGTTCTGCAGATTTTCGTAATATCAATAAATATGTTCATGTCAAAGAAGGCGAAAGACTAGCCACCTTATTTGAAGGAGTGGCAGGAGAACAAGGCACAGATGTCCTAGGCAATCCAATTTATCCCAATCCCATTGACAGGCCAAGACTCACATTAGGGAAAAACGTTTTACCAAAAACAATTGATGATCCCGAAAAACCGGGAAGGCAACTGAAAGAATACTTTGCCACTCTCAGTGGAGTTGTATTTTCCACAGACACATCCCTCACTGTTTCACCCGAGTTAAACATTGAAAGTAATATTGGACTTGGGACAGGGAATATTAACTTCGAAGGTACTATCCGAGTCAAAGGAACCATCGAAGAAGGGGCTGTTGTCAATTGCCAAGGTTCCCTGTATTTAGATGGTAACGTTGAATCTTCTGATGTTGTCGTTGGGGAAGATTTAGAAGTCAAAGGTGGAGTGAAAGCAAAAGGCAAAGGTGTGATCCGTATCAAAGGAGACCTGCGTGCCAAGTTCATTGAAAACGCCAACCTTGAAATCGATGGGGATTGTATCATCGAAAACTTTATTTTAGGAAGTAGAATCCTTTGTTTAGGAAATATCATCTTAACAGGTGAATCATCATCCATTATTGGCAGTGATCTTATTTCTTACCAAGGGATTACCGTTTCATCACTTGGTTCTTCCGCACAAATGGACACAGTAGTTGAAGTGGGATTCCATTATAAAAATGACAGACTCTTAACAGAAGGAAGTACTCGTCTTGCGGAAATGGAAAGAGAACTAGAAGCACTTGTCCCTGAGATCCAAAAGATCAAGGAAGTGGTGCAACGGTCTCGTGGTAAAATTGATGATGCAAGAAAAGAGAAGTTCAAAGAGATCTTTGATGCGTATCAGAAAAAAAACAAAACCGTAGAATTACTCAAATCAAAGATTGAAGAATTGAAAGGGGCACGTTACAACCAAGACAACGTCAAAGTTGTGGTTCGAAATACGGCACACCCTGGAGCTGTCATCAAATACAGACGGCAAGTGGAAAAAATCACAAAAGCACAATCTTCTTTCGTAATGAACTTTTTCCCGAACCAAGATAAAGCAATGCTCACCGCCTTCAAAGGCAAATGA
- a CDS encoding M23 family metallopeptidase: MKGIVVILTLLASFIFAEGQKSEGKLGFIWPIQGLELSSLITSTFGESRKDHFHNGLDISSVQQPVRSMGDGFILYSRYAEDNPFEDERGSGNIVWIAHKNGYVSGYYHLGGSRNELVKNQKQVKAGDTIGISGNTGHSTGGHLHFVLGKDFGKTLLDPLSYLPAVEDTMPPQVANLFIHVGENYTNLNDGDNINVSKAFPLTVSIIDGGIKNSQRRGIKEVKYLFNGEVYKKANFESLQFDGSKWKTKDGLSFDDLFFKDRYLVGVLNLKAGENTIKVQTKDFYGHEAERNFSINITRISGGN; this comes from the coding sequence ATGAAAGGTATTGTTGTCATTTTAACTCTTCTGGCAAGTTTTATTTTCGCTGAGGGACAAAAGTCCGAAGGGAAACTTGGATTTATATGGCCGATCCAAGGATTGGAACTATCTTCTCTCATCACAAGTACGTTTGGCGAATCGAGAAAAGACCACTTTCATAATGGATTAGACATTTCTTCTGTACAACAACCCGTTCGGTCCATGGGTGACGGATTTATTTTATACTCGCGTTATGCGGAAGATAACCCTTTTGAAGACGAAAGGGGTTCAGGAAATATTGTTTGGATTGCACATAAAAATGGTTATGTGAGCGGATATTACCACTTAGGTGGTTCCCGTAACGAACTTGTGAAAAACCAAAAACAGGTAAAAGCTGGTGACACGATTGGAATCTCTGGAAATACAGGTCACTCCACAGGTGGACACTTACACTTTGTTTTAGGAAAGGATTTTGGGAAAACCCTTCTCGACCCTCTCTCCTATTTACCAGCCGTGGAAGATACCATGCCTCCACAAGTTGCAAATTTATTCATACATGTGGGAGAAAATTATACCAATTTGAATGATGGCGACAACATCAATGTATCAAAGGCATTCCCACTAACAGTGAGCATCATCGATGGTGGGATTAAAAATAGCCAACGAAGAGGTATAAAAGAAGTGAAATACCTATTTAATGGTGAAGTTTATAAAAAAGCAAATTTTGAATCGTTGCAGTTTGATGGTTCCAAATGGAAAACAAAAGATGGATTAAGTTTTGATGATCTATTTTTCAAAGATCGATATTTGGTCGGAGTTTTGAATTTAAAAGCAGGTGAAAATACAATTAAAGTCCAAACCAAAGACTTTTATGGCCACGAAGCAGAAAGGAATTTTAGTATCAACATCACAAGAATTAGTGGGGGAAATTAA
- a CDS encoding sigma-70 family RNA polymerase sigma factor, with protein MNQASYSTEEILELVKECGTGNEKALEKFFDFYSQDIYNFPIRVFHLTEDDASDYYIYAFERLKSGKRFKSFVGKSSFKTWFFSVLRNLLIDWQRTKREVKTQTVSKVNQEGKEYSTIEDEPDRRADALAHAVDVSDQFQSVLSTIKMENRIVFKLSFVYYLHLEPDELLYVAEKTKRPEEEIRAEILKLREDLSNREEDNLKMEDKITSLYLNILDLKEQKKQKAQGDSVEAQYYKERLDHALTKKYEQRKKLIEKKQKGHFLVRTPYREIARILGISEGGVSVTLLRVLEKIQKKMHSVAGEP; from the coding sequence ATGAATCAGGCTTCTTATTCGACCGAAGAAATTTTAGAACTTGTCAAGGAATGTGGGACAGGGAACGAAAAAGCCCTAGAAAAGTTTTTTGATTTTTATTCTCAAGATATTTATAATTTCCCCATTCGAGTTTTCCATCTAACGGAAGATGATGCTTCCGATTATTATATATACGCTTTTGAACGATTGAAGTCTGGGAAACGGTTCAAAAGTTTTGTAGGAAAATCCAGTTTCAAAACTTGGTTTTTTTCTGTACTACGAAACCTACTCATCGACTGGCAGCGCACCAAACGGGAAGTGAAAACCCAAACAGTCTCCAAGGTCAACCAAGAGGGAAAAGAGTATAGCACCATCGAAGACGAACCAGACAGACGTGCTGATGCACTCGCACATGCGGTAGACGTTTCTGATCAATTCCAATCCGTACTTTCCACAATCAAGATGGAAAATCGAATCGTGTTTAAATTGTCGTTCGTTTATTACCTTCACCTTGAGCCTGATGAATTGTTGTATGTTGCGGAAAAAACAAAACGACCTGAAGAGGAGATTCGCGCAGAAATTTTGAAACTCCGAGAGGATTTGTCCAACCGAGAAGAAGATAACCTCAAAATGGAAGATAAAATCACTTCCTTGTATTTGAATATTCTCGATTTGAAGGAACAAAAGAAACAAAAGGCCCAAGGAGATAGTGTTGAAGCACAATATTATAAAGAACGATTGGACCATGCACTTACGAAGAAGTACGAACAGCGAAAAAAACTGATCGAGAAAAAACAAAAAGGACACTTCCTTGTTCGCACCCCATACCGTGAAATTGCGCGAATCTTAGGGATTTCCGAAGGTGGCGTGAGCGTGACCCTCCTCCGGGTACTCGAAAAAATACAAAAAAAAATGCATTCTGTAGCGGGAGAGCCGTGA